In one window of Maribacter sp. BPC-D8 DNA:
- a CDS encoding S10 family peptidase, with amino-acid sequence MKKLLQLSICLAAAISVAQSRELPIDTVITTQHSATINGATFSYTAQTGTQPVWDENAKPIASLHYTYYTRNNIKDRAARPLLISFNGGPGSGSVWMHLAYTGPKILKIDDEGYPVQPYGVSANPHSVLDVADIVYVNPVNTGYSRTIPASGKEVDRDKFFGINADIKYLAEWLNTFVTRNNKWRSPKYIIGESYGGTRVMGLSLALQEQQWMYLNGVIMVSPADYKVIRNSGPVAEAINLPYFTAAAWHHKMLPPALQSKDLLEILPESEAYTIDKLMPALAKGGFLDSAEKEAIAEKMAYYSGLNKKDILDQNLVVPTSFFWKNLLKDKSGYTVGRLDSRYLGIDKQLAGMKPDYNSELTSWLHSFTPAINYYLQEELNFKTDVKYNLFGPVHPWNNENDNTRDNLRLAMAQNPYLNVMIQSGYYDGATTYFNAKYTMWQVDPSGRMKDRFSFKGYRSGHMMYLRREDLKTANDDIRDFIKRTVATDRSAKY; translated from the coding sequence ATGAAAAAACTACTGCAACTATCAATTTGTTTGGCAGCCGCCATTAGCGTTGCCCAGTCTAGAGAATTACCCATAGACACGGTAATTACCACACAACATAGTGCTACCATAAACGGAGCAACTTTTTCGTACACTGCGCAAACAGGTACACAACCGGTATGGGACGAAAATGCAAAACCTATTGCCTCTTTACATTACACATATTACACTAGAAATAATATTAAAGATCGCGCTGCAAGACCATTATTAATATCGTTTAATGGCGGACCAGGTTCTGGATCTGTTTGGATGCATTTGGCGTATACAGGACCAAAAATATTAAAGATTGATGATGAAGGTTACCCGGTACAACCATATGGTGTAAGTGCAAATCCGCATTCGGTTTTAGACGTAGCCGATATTGTATATGTTAACCCTGTTAATACCGGATACAGCAGAACCATACCTGCAAGCGGAAAAGAAGTTGATAGGGATAAGTTCTTCGGAATAAACGCCGATATCAAGTACTTAGCAGAATGGTTGAACACCTTTGTTACTAGAAACAATAAATGGCGCTCACCAAAATATATCATTGGTGAAAGTTATGGTGGAACCCGTGTGATGGGACTTTCACTAGCATTACAAGAACAACAATGGATGTACCTAAATGGTGTAATAATGGTATCTCCTGCAGATTATAAAGTAATCCGTAATTCCGGACCAGTAGCAGAAGCAATAAACCTACCCTATTTTACAGCTGCAGCTTGGCACCATAAAATGTTACCACCAGCATTACAGAGTAAAGATTTACTAGAAATTTTACCAGAATCGGAAGCATATACCATAGATAAATTAATGCCTGCACTAGCAAAAGGTGGATTCTTAGACTCCGCAGAAAAAGAAGCTATTGCAGAAAAAATGGCTTATTATTCAGGATTAAACAAAAAAGATATTCTTGATCAAAACTTGGTCGTGCCTACCTCTTTCTTTTGGAAAAATCTTTTAAAAGATAAAAGTGGGTATACCGTAGGTCGTTTAGATTCTAGATACCTAGGTATTGACAAACAATTGGCAGGCATGAAGCCAGATTACAATTCAGAATTAACATCATGGTTACATAGTTTTACTCCGGCAATTAATTACTATTTACAAGAAGAATTGAATTTTAAAACCGATGTAAAATATAACCTATTCGGCCCTGTACACCCTTGGAATAATGAAAATGATAATACAAGAGATAACTTAAGACTGGCAATGGCACAGAACCCATATTTAAATGTAATGATCCAATCTGGATACTACGATGGTGCTACTACCTATTTTAATGCAAAATATACCATGTGGCAAGTGGATCCTAGCGGGCGTATGAAAGATAGATTCAGCTTTAAAGGCTATCGATCAGGGCACATGATGTATTTAAGAAGAGAAGATCTGAAAACCGCAAATGATGATATTCGCGATTTTATTAAACGTACTGTCGCAACCGATAGAAGTGCGAAATATTAA
- a CDS encoding M28 family peptidase translates to MKKTLFLLVATAMSCNSSQKTVTDAATEEASSVASEISFAETITEAELKEHLYIYASDEFEGRETGQPGQKKAIAYLKAEYEKLGIPPAKKDGNYFQEVPLEISKLPIGKLTVDGTDFAVGEHVLTFSAANTSTDDIVYAAYGIEDDSYSNYNDLNVEGKIVLMKSGEPKNADGTFVITGTTETSNWSNMSESLTKRVQIAMDKGAIGVLYYDAGNFSRFKRRFESMKTNNSGRMEVVDNSAPEFYNLFIDQTLAKSFLSTIDTDDKPQILSKKLQLAFESSNDKITSENVAAILKGSEKPNEYLVISSHLDHIGITGDGEINNGADDDGSGTVALLEIAEAFKKAADAGNGPKRSIVFLHVTGEEKGLLGSQYYTDVDPIVPLANTVANLNIDMIGRIDPEREGDRNYIYLIGSDKLSLELHNLSEEVNKKFMNIELDYTYNDENDPNRFYYRSDHYNFAKNNIPIIFYFNGTHADYHKPSDTPDKINYDLLENRSRLVFYTAWEIANRENKLKVD, encoded by the coding sequence ATGAAAAAAACACTATTTCTATTGGTCGCTACGGCCATGTCATGCAATTCTTCTCAAAAAACCGTTACCGATGCCGCAACAGAAGAAGCATCATCAGTCGCATCTGAAATTTCATTTGCAGAAACGATTACAGAAGCAGAGTTAAAAGAACACCTTTATATTTATGCTTCAGATGAATTCGAAGGCAGAGAAACTGGTCAACCAGGTCAGAAAAAGGCAATAGCTTATTTAAAGGCTGAATATGAAAAATTAGGCATACCACCTGCTAAAAAAGATGGTAACTATTTTCAAGAAGTACCATTAGAAATCAGCAAACTACCTATTGGTAAATTAACTGTTGATGGTACCGATTTTGCTGTTGGCGAGCATGTATTAACTTTTTCAGCAGCCAATACATCTACTGATGACATCGTTTATGCAGCTTATGGAATAGAAGATGATTCCTATTCTAACTATAACGACCTTAATGTAGAAGGTAAGATTGTTTTAATGAAGTCTGGTGAGCCAAAAAATGCTGATGGCACCTTTGTTATTACTGGTACTACCGAAACTTCTAACTGGAGCAATATGTCTGAATCTTTGACAAAAAGAGTTCAAATTGCGATGGATAAAGGCGCTATCGGTGTCTTGTATTATGATGCTGGTAATTTCAGTCGATTTAAGCGCAGGTTTGAATCAATGAAAACAAATAATAGTGGCAGAATGGAAGTAGTAGATAATAGCGCTCCTGAATTCTACAACCTGTTCATTGACCAAACACTTGCAAAAAGCTTTTTATCAACTATAGATACTGATGACAAGCCGCAAATTTTAAGCAAAAAACTACAATTGGCTTTTGAGAGTTCTAATGATAAAATTACATCAGAAAACGTTGCAGCAATTTTAAAAGGTTCTGAGAAGCCGAATGAATATTTAGTAATTTCTTCGCATTTAGACCATATAGGTATTACTGGTGATGGTGAAATAAACAACGGTGCAGATGATGATGGATCTGGTACTGTTGCGCTTTTAGAAATAGCTGAAGCTTTTAAGAAAGCAGCAGATGCAGGTAACGGACCTAAAAGATCAATTGTATTCTTGCACGTTACAGGTGAAGAAAAAGGATTGTTAGGATCACAATATTACACTGATGTTGATCCAATCGTTCCGCTTGCGAATACTGTTGCCAATTTAAATATTGATATGATTGGTAGAATAGATCCTGAACGTGAAGGAGACCGCAACTATATCTATTTAATAGGTTCAGATAAATTAAGTTTAGAACTTCATAATCTATCTGAAGAAGTAAATAAGAAATTCATGAATATTGAATTAGATTATACTTATAATGATGAGAACGATCCAAATCGTTTCTACTACAGAAGTGACCATTATAACTTCGCTAAAAACAATATTCCTATCATATTTTATTTTAACGGTACTCACGCTGATTACCATAAACCAAGTGATACACCAGATAAAATAAACTACGATCTTTTAGAAAACAGATCTCGATTAGTTTTTTATACGGCATGGGAAATTGCTAACAGAGAAAATAAGTTAAAAGTAGACTAG
- a CDS encoding SGNH/GDSL hydrolase family protein gives MKKANTLILTCMLSFLGLTTINAQDWADLKHFQEANAVVPALQDGEDRIVFMGNSITIGWLNNRPEFFEGKPYINRGISGQTTPQMLIRFRQDVINLTPKVVTILAGTNDIAGNTGPSTLEMIMDNIKGMAELAHANDIKVILSSTLPAYDYPWKPGLEPSGKIIELNKMIKEYADANGHIYLDYFSAMVDERNGLPKKYAEDEVHPTVEGYKVMEPLVEAAIKEALNK, from the coding sequence ATGAAAAAAGCAAATACCTTAATTTTAACCTGTATGTTATCGTTCTTAGGTTTAACAACAATTAATGCGCAAGACTGGGCAGATTTAAAACATTTCCAAGAAGCCAATGCGGTCGTACCAGCTTTACAAGACGGTGAAGACCGTATAGTATTCATGGGCAACTCCATTACTATAGGTTGGCTAAATAATCGTCCTGAGTTTTTTGAAGGCAAGCCATATATCAACCGAGGTATCAGCGGACAAACTACACCACAGATGCTTATTCGTTTTAGACAAGATGTTATTAATCTGACTCCGAAAGTGGTAACAATACTTGCAGGCACCAATGATATAGCTGGTAATACAGGTCCGTCAACCTTAGAAATGATTATGGATAATATAAAAGGTATGGCAGAACTTGCCCATGCCAACGATATTAAAGTTATTTTGTCTTCTACCCTACCCGCTTATGATTACCCGTGGAAACCAGGTTTAGAACCATCAGGTAAAATAATTGAACTGAACAAAATGATAAAAGAGTATGCTGATGCTAATGGGCATATTTATTTAGATTATTTCTCTGCTATGGTCGATGAACGAAATGGCTTACCAAAAAAATACGCAGAAGATGAAGTACACCCTACAGTTGAAGGCTATAAAGTAATGGAACCTTTGGTTGAAGCCGCTATTAAAGAAGCATTAAATAAATAA
- the bshB1 gene encoding bacillithiol biosynthesis deacetylase BshB1, whose product MKLDILVFGAHPDDAELGAGGTIAKEIAFGKKVGIVDLTRGELGTRGSAEIRDQESANAGKILGVEVRENLRFRDGFFTNDEAHQLEIIKMIRKYKPHTVLCNAIDDRHIDHGKGSKLVSDACFLSGLRRIETKVGEESQQEWRPKLVYHYIQWKNITPDFVVDISDYITAKTEAILAYTSQFHDPKSNEPETPISSKTFIESVHYRAKDLGRLVDVDYAEGFTVERMVAVDSLDHLI is encoded by the coding sequence ATGAAGTTGGATATTTTAGTATTTGGAGCGCATCCTGATGATGCAGAACTAGGAGCAGGTGGTACCATAGCCAAAGAAATAGCTTTTGGTAAAAAAGTAGGTATTGTAGATTTAACCCGTGGTGAATTAGGTACTAGGGGTTCAGCAGAAATTCGTGATCAAGAATCTGCTAATGCAGGTAAAATTCTGGGAGTAGAAGTTCGTGAAAATTTAAGATTCAGAGATGGTTTTTTTACCAACGATGAAGCTCATCAATTAGAAATTATTAAAATGATTCGTAAATACAAGCCGCATACGGTTTTGTGTAATGCTATTGATGATCGACATATAGATCATGGTAAAGGTAGTAAGCTTGTTAGTGACGCTTGTTTTTTGAGTGGATTAAGACGAATAGAAACAAAAGTAGGAGAGGAGAGTCAACAAGAATGGAGACCTAAATTGGTTTATCATTATATTCAATGGAAGAATATTACACCCGATTTTGTAGTAGATATCAGTGATTATATTACAGCTAAGACTGAGGCTATTTTAGCATATACATCTCAGTTTCATGATCCTAAGAGTAATGAGCCAGAAACGCCAATTAGTAGTAAAACCTTTATTGAAAGTGTACACTATAGAGCCAAAGATTTAGGTAGATTGGTAGATGTCGACTATGCAGAGGGCTTTACTGTTGAAAGAATGGTGGCAGTCGATTCGCTTGACCATTTAATTTAA
- a CDS encoding Gfo/Idh/MocA family protein has product MKKLSRRSFSGIAAKGILGTTLLSNMPLAKAFTTGAINKKLGIALVGLGSYSEHQLAPSLLETEHCYLAGIVTGTKEKEGIWKEKYNLSKKNIYNYDNFDAIVKNDDIDIVYVALPNSMHVDFCIRAAKAGKHVICEKPMAVSVKECDAIINACKENKVKLGVGYRMQSDPYTNEVKKYVKEKIFGEVLFVSSDAGYVSNGNPDQWRLNKTLSGGGALMNMGVYAIQTSIYGTGQNPISVSAQEFSTRPDYFKDTDETITAQFKFANGAVAQIWTSHNANGNRLKCHCSNGWFELNPAHSYGPISGRTSNGNTIEFPFKRQQALQMDDFAKHVILGTKNIAPGEMGKRDMIIVEAIYKSIAEGGKEQALSLGNLGIVS; this is encoded by the coding sequence ATGAAGAAATTATCAAGACGCTCATTTAGTGGTATAGCTGCCAAAGGAATATTAGGAACAACATTGTTATCAAATATGCCATTGGCAAAAGCTTTTACTACAGGGGCTATAAATAAAAAGTTAGGTATTGCTTTAGTAGGTTTAGGAAGTTATAGTGAACATCAACTTGCACCATCGTTATTAGAAACTGAACATTGTTATTTGGCTGGTATTGTTACCGGAACCAAAGAGAAAGAAGGCATTTGGAAAGAGAAATACAACCTGTCTAAAAAGAATATTTATAATTACGACAATTTTGATGCTATAGTAAAGAACGATGATATCGATATCGTTTATGTGGCATTACCGAATAGTATGCATGTAGATTTTTGTATTCGGGCTGCAAAAGCGGGTAAACATGTTATTTGCGAAAAGCCAATGGCTGTTAGTGTTAAAGAATGTGATGCTATTATAAATGCTTGTAAAGAGAATAAAGTGAAATTAGGTGTTGGGTACAGAATGCAGAGCGACCCTTATACCAATGAGGTAAAGAAATACGTAAAAGAGAAAATTTTTGGAGAGGTGCTTTTTGTTTCTTCAGATGCAGGATATGTTTCTAATGGTAACCCTGATCAATGGCGTTTAAATAAAACTCTTTCTGGTGGTGGTGCTTTAATGAATATGGGCGTATATGCGATACAAACTAGTATTTATGGTACGGGGCAGAATCCTATTTCTGTTTCTGCTCAAGAGTTTAGTACACGACCCGACTACTTTAAGGATACCGATGAAACCATTACTGCGCAGTTTAAATTTGCTAATGGTGCAGTTGCACAAATATGGACTTCACACAATGCAAATGGTAATCGTTTAAAATGTCATTGTAGTAATGGTTGGTTTGAGTTAAATCCTGCTCATAGTTACGGACCAATTAGCGGAAGAACATCAAACGGTAATACTATAGAATTTCCATTTAAAAGACAGCAGGCTTTACAGATGGACGATTTTGCCAAGCATGTTATATTGGGTACCAAAAACATCGCTCCGGGTGAAATGGGAAAAAGAGATATGATTATCGTTGAAGCTATTTATAAATCAATTGCAGAAGGTGGTAAAGAACAAGCCTTGTCTTTAGGTAATTTAGGGATAGTGTCGTAA
- a CDS encoding tetratricopeptide repeat-containing sensor histidine kinase — MVVFLFLVLGNLSILAQSSKRDTLLNELEEIKKSANFNSNDTLYINQLLELAKEYRYHNLDSLKILSKKSLELSQKAEYINGEINSYYTIGGYYSDKGKIDLAISNFTKSYNIAAEHDKSFLKARTLNELAKEYGYKGEYSKALKWYLVTIEIAEKNNYKNIISIVNDNIAHLYVEQKDYEQAMVFFQKSKSIHEEIGNPIFLAETLSNIASTYADMNELEYAMFNVNVSIATFEKERILEWLAYCYEIKGKIYLKNNKNTWALYWYKQSELLHQEIEDDRGKIDLLNGMTEAFLNLEKDSVAEVYALNAFELSKKIGLRSGIKTSAHKLSKIFKDKKDFEKSLWYHELYQTTYESLSANNNEKALNMLKTRVEYDQQKQQLILDNEKALAKQKIYIYVFIIILFIFAIITFLIHRNEQAQKKLNQELRNKKNDLEEKQAYLNELNQTKNKLFSIIGHDLRGPIGAFQGLLKLFKEGEMTKDEFLNFVPKLKVDIDTISFTLNNLLSWGQTQMNGSITRHSVTNLDCIVEENIALLSEIAEAKSITLVNRIEPNCQIWSDPNQIDIIIRNLLSNALKFTPNNGQIIIGAIQKIKTCEIYVKDNGMGMSEDIIGKLFEKDSNHTTYGTNDEKGTGLGLSLCKEMVEKNNGKIWVHSALGKGSSFYFTIPRLQKRYKESA, encoded by the coding sequence ATGGTTGTATTCTTATTTTTAGTGTTAGGTAATCTTTCAATTTTAGCTCAAAGTTCTAAAAGAGATACACTTCTAAATGAATTGGAGGAAATAAAAAAGTCTGCAAACTTTAATTCTAACGATACACTTTATATTAACCAACTTCTAGAATTAGCTAAAGAATACCGTTACCATAATTTAGATAGTTTAAAAATTTTAAGTAAAAAAAGTCTTGAGCTTAGTCAAAAAGCTGAGTACATAAATGGTGAGATTAATTCTTACTATACTATTGGAGGCTATTATTCTGATAAAGGAAAAATCGACCTAGCCATTTCAAATTTTACAAAATCTTACAACATTGCAGCTGAACACGACAAATCTTTTCTAAAGGCAAGAACATTAAATGAATTGGCTAAAGAATATGGTTATAAAGGCGAATATTCAAAAGCCTTAAAATGGTACTTAGTTACCATTGAAATTGCAGAAAAAAATAATTACAAAAATATTATATCAATTGTAAACGATAACATTGCCCATTTATATGTCGAACAAAAAGATTATGAACAGGCAATGGTTTTTTTCCAAAAATCTAAAAGTATTCATGAAGAAATTGGTAATCCTATTTTTTTAGCAGAGACCCTTAGTAATATCGCCTCTACATATGCAGATATGAACGAGTTAGAATATGCTATGTTTAATGTTAATGTAAGTATTGCAACTTTTGAAAAAGAAAGAATACTCGAATGGTTAGCGTACTGTTACGAAATAAAAGGAAAAATATATCTCAAAAATAATAAAAATACCTGGGCACTTTATTGGTATAAACAGAGCGAATTACTGCATCAAGAAATAGAAGATGATCGTGGTAAAATAGATTTGTTAAATGGCATGACAGAGGCTTTCTTAAATCTTGAGAAAGATAGCGTAGCTGAAGTATATGCATTAAACGCATTTGAACTTTCAAAAAAAATAGGTCTTAGATCTGGTATAAAAACTAGCGCACACAAACTTTCGAAAATTTTTAAGGACAAAAAAGACTTTGAAAAATCGCTCTGGTATCATGAGCTTTACCAAACGACTTACGAATCTCTTTCTGCCAATAATAATGAAAAAGCATTAAATATGCTTAAAACAAGAGTGGAGTATGACCAGCAAAAGCAGCAATTAATTCTTGATAATGAAAAAGCACTGGCTAAACAGAAAATATACATTTACGTATTTATTATAATACTATTCATTTTCGCGATTATCACATTCTTGATTCATAGAAATGAACAAGCACAGAAAAAATTAAATCAAGAACTTAGAAATAAGAAAAATGATTTAGAAGAAAAGCAAGCGTATTTAAATGAATTAAATCAGACTAAAAACAAATTATTCTCCATCATCGGTCACGATTTAAGAGGACCAATAGGTGCATTTCAAGGGCTTTTAAAATTATTTAAAGAAGGAGAAATGACGAAGGATGAATTCTTAAACTTTGTCCCGAAATTAAAAGTAGATATCGATACTATATCGTTCACCCTCAACAACTTACTTTCATGGGGTCAAACGCAAATGAATGGATCCATCACTAGACACTCTGTAACTAATTTAGATTGTATAGTAGAGGAAAATATTGCGCTCTTATCTGAAATTGCAGAAGCCAAGTCTATTACACTAGTAAATAGAATTGAACCTAATTGCCAAATTTGGTCAGATCCTAATCAAATAGATATTATCATTCGAAACCTTCTAAGCAATGCTTTAAAATTCACCCCTAATAACGGACAGATAATCATTGGTGCCATACAAAAAATTAAAACTTGCGAAATATACGTGAAGGATAATGGAATGGGTATGAGCGAAGATATTATCGGCAAATTATTCGAGAAAGATTCTAACCACACCACCTATGGTACCAATGATGAAAAAGGTACCGGACTAGGATTGTCGTTATGTAAAGAAATGGTCGAGAAAAACAATGGCAAAATATGGGTGCATAGTGCCTTAGGTAAAGGCTCTAGTTTTTACTTTACTATACCAAGATTACAAAAAAGATATAAAGAATCTGCTTAA
- a CDS encoding tetratricopeptide repeat-containing sensor histidine kinase, whose product MHSISNYKHNFLLFAFVCFSFFTALAQKDSIEFYHQKISKLKNSSDFSENSPEYIDNLNQLSYYQRRIEQDSMLINSERALELSKKNNYVLGELEALSNLATLYLNKGETDKSIDFSLETIKNPDLKKYPKTEMKIYNVLGQGYYFKNDYPSTYTQFLHTLTIAEKTNDQFHLFRMNMNLGTIFSRLDNNDEALKYYAVAYKHVKKLNDPTKEVMMLSNMAFLNIELGNLDQAKIELDETLALFEKYKHTTWLAWTYSTLGYYYLALNDYENALVNYQKAFDMHNDFNDVKAKADIKYGLAKSYLGLNNLTKAEEIINKSVAIYASTDYEKGLEKAYRTLYEIKKEQNEVAESLKYLELTEKLSNDIYKKKNRRNLMMLNAKLNFNIETERLKAENEQALNQQRKYVKWSLAGLFALMVIVFIILKANKREKVLNKKLASQAEILNKNQESLTQINANQDRLFSIVGHDLRGPINSLNDILRLYLEDPEGKVYFDQFAPQLKEDLEQVQFTMDNLLHWGKTQMQGSTINVRSISVKYELDTILQLYRNEIQKKSIIINNQVAANHNVFADQQQFNIIFRNLINNAIKFTPNEGLITISTEIKDKNLVIQVTDTGVGMTEADIQKLFSNTENFSKYGTNLEKGTGLGLRLVKAMVIKNNGEIMVKSQPNQGSQFIVELPGDMV is encoded by the coding sequence ATGCATTCTATATCAAATTATAAACATAATTTTTTACTATTCGCATTTGTATGTTTTAGCTTTTTTACTGCTCTAGCACAAAAAGATAGCATTGAGTTTTATCATCAAAAAATTTCTAAATTAAAGAATTCCTCAGATTTTTCAGAAAACTCACCTGAATATATTGACAACCTAAACCAGCTCTCTTATTACCAAAGACGAATTGAGCAAGACTCCATGCTAATAAACTCAGAACGAGCGCTTGAACTGAGTAAGAAAAACAACTATGTACTGGGTGAGCTTGAAGCATTATCTAACCTAGCAACATTATATTTAAATAAAGGAGAAACTGATAAGTCTATCGATTTCAGTTTAGAGACCATAAAAAACCCTGATTTAAAAAAGTACCCAAAAACAGAAATGAAAATTTATAATGTTCTTGGGCAAGGATATTATTTCAAAAATGACTACCCTTCCACATATACACAATTCTTACATACGCTTACTATTGCAGAAAAGACAAATGATCAGTTTCATTTATTTCGAATGAATATGAATTTAGGCACAATTTTCAGTCGCCTAGATAATAATGATGAGGCTTTAAAATATTACGCTGTCGCCTATAAACACGTTAAAAAATTAAATGACCCTACCAAAGAAGTTATGATGCTGAGCAATATGGCTTTCTTAAATATTGAGTTAGGAAATTTAGATCAAGCAAAAATAGAGTTAGATGAAACATTAGCACTTTTTGAAAAATATAAGCATACCACATGGTTAGCATGGACCTACTCTACTTTAGGGTATTATTATTTAGCCTTGAATGATTATGAAAATGCTTTAGTGAACTATCAAAAGGCTTTTGATATGCATAATGACTTTAATGATGTAAAGGCCAAGGCCGATATTAAATATGGTCTTGCAAAGTCATATTTAGGACTAAATAATCTAACTAAAGCTGAGGAAATCATTAATAAAAGTGTGGCTATATATGCATCTACTGATTATGAAAAAGGTCTAGAAAAAGCATATAGAACATTATATGAAATTAAAAAAGAACAGAACGAAGTAGCAGAATCTTTAAAATACCTAGAACTTACTGAGAAACTTTCTAATGATATTTATAAGAAAAAGAACAGACGTAACTTAATGATGCTTAATGCTAAATTAAACTTTAATATAGAGACAGAACGTTTAAAAGCAGAAAATGAGCAGGCATTAAACCAACAACGTAAATATGTAAAATGGTCACTTGCAGGACTATTTGCTTTAATGGTTATCGTATTTATCATCTTAAAAGCTAATAAGCGAGAAAAAGTACTAAATAAAAAATTAGCTAGCCAAGCAGAAATTTTAAATAAAAATCAGGAGAGTCTTACTCAAATAAATGCTAATCAAGATCGATTGTTTTCAATTGTAGGTCATGACTTAAGAGGGCCTATTAATTCATTGAACGATATTCTAAGGCTATATTTAGAAGACCCTGAAGGCAAGGTTTATTTTGATCAATTTGCTCCACAACTAAAAGAAGACCTTGAACAAGTACAATTTACTATGGACAATCTTTTACATTGGGGAAAAACACAAATGCAAGGTAGCACCATTAATGTTCGCAGTATTTCTGTTAAGTATGAGTTAGATACCATATTACAGCTGTATAGAAATGAGATACAGAAAAAATCTATCATTATTAATAACCAAGTAGCGGCTAACCATAATGTATTTGCAGATCAGCAACAATTCAATATAATTTTCAGAAATTTAATAAACAACGCTATTAAATTTACCCCTAATGAAGGTCTGATTACAATATCTACTGAAATAAAAGATAAAAATCTAGTAATTCAAGTAACAGATACCGGTGTAGGTATGACCGAAGCCGATATACAAAAATTATTCAGTAACACCGAGAATTTCTCTAAATATGGCACAAATTTAGAAAAAGGAACTGGTTTAGGTTTACGTCTAGTAAAGGCGATGGTAATAAAAAATAATGGTGAGATAATGGTTAAAAGTCAACCAAACCAGGGTAGTCAATTTATAGTTGAATTACCAGGAGACATGGTATAG
- a CDS encoding trans-sulfuration enzyme family protein, with amino-acid sequence MNSNKKGLNTICTHVGELEDTQHKGAISPLYMSTSYAYEDVDVKRYPRYFNTPNQEGLCKKVAALEHAESALIFGSGMAAVSTALLAFLGAGDHVVLQQTLYGGTYNLVNEEFSKYGIEYSFTEGWSAEAFEAQIKENTKVLYIETPSNPLLTITDLEAVAAIAKKHGIITLIDNTFASPVNQNPIDFGIDVVIHSATKYMGGHSDICAGAVASTTEHMDRIFHLAKNFGGSLSDYTVWLLERSMKTMGIRVRAQNENAMAMAHFLDDLADIEKVYYPGLPSHPDHDIAKKQMKGFGGMLSFELNASFNASQFQKALELIKPSMSLAGVESTVISPTQTSHALMSAEVRAEQGIADGLIRFSVGIEEVEDLKQDILQALESLK; translated from the coding sequence ATGAATTCGAATAAAAAAGGCTTGAACACTATTTGTACCCACGTAGGGGAATTGGAAGATACACAACATAAAGGAGCCATTTCCCCCTTGTACATGAGTACCTCTTACGCATACGAAGATGTTGATGTAAAACGATACCCTAGATATTTTAATACGCCTAACCAAGAAGGACTTTGCAAAAAGGTTGCAGCATTAGAGCATGCAGAGTCTGCACTTATATTTGGTAGCGGTATGGCTGCAGTAAGTACGGCTTTATTGGCTTTTTTAGGAGCAGGTGATCATGTGGTTTTACAGCAGACCTTATACGGTGGAACATATAATTTAGTGAACGAAGAGTTTTCTAAATACGGAATCGAGTATTCTTTTACCGAAGGTTGGAGTGCCGAAGCGTTTGAAGCTCAAATTAAAGAGAATACCAAGGTTTTGTACATAGAAACACCTTCTAATCCGCTGTTGACCATTACCGATTTAGAGGCTGTTGCTGCAATTGCTAAAAAACACGGAATCATAACTTTGATTGATAATACATTCGCTAGTCCGGTAAATCAAAACCCAATTGATTTTGGAATTGATGTTGTAATACACAGTGCTACCAAATATATGGGTGGTCATTCAGATATTTGCGCAGGTGCAGTTGCTTCAACAACCGAGCATATGGATCGTATTTTTCATTTAGCAAAGAACTTTGGTGGTAGCCTTAGTGATTATACGGTTTGGCTGCTAGAAAGAAGTATGAAAACGATGGGTATTCGTGTAAGAGCACAAAATGAGAATGCAATGGCAATGGCACATTTTCTTGACGATTTAGCTGATATAGAAAAAGTATATTACCCAGGTTTACCATCGCACCCTGATCATGATATCGCTAAAAAGCAAATGAAGGGTTTTGGCGGTATGTTATCGTTCGAATTAAATGCTAGTTTTAATGCATCTCAATTTCAGAAAGCATTAGAATTAATAAAACCATCAATGAGTTTGGCAGGGGTAGAGAGTACGGTTATATCACCGACACAAACATCTCACGCATTAATGAGTGCAGAAGTTAGAGCAGAACAAGGCATAGCAGACGGATTAATTCGTTTTTCGGTAGGTATTGAAGAAGTAGAAGATTTAAAGCAAGATATTTTGCAAGCTTTAGAAAGTTTAAAATAA